A single window of Gossypium arboreum isolate Shixiya-1 chromosome 13, ASM2569848v2, whole genome shotgun sequence DNA harbors:
- the LOC108461155 gene encoding D-ribulose kinase has product MLSSITHSSTLSILLYPLSPKPGCCSSRKLNVRTHPWEKSVEKSVKLRTMVVGCKIDNQEMGFQASERLYLGMDFGTSGARYALIDKQGTIHAEGKREYPNYMKEDSLDWALSWKTTLFSLLEDVPVHLRPLVASISLDGTSATTLIIDSKTGEPLARPYLYNESCPDALPLVKSIAPINHTVCSGSSTLCKLVSWWNNDDSDKKSTMLLHQADWLLWLLHGQLGVSDYNNALKVGYDPEADSYPDWLLSQPYAQLLPTVKAPGTSIGHLKGDIRTQFGFSEDCIVCTGTTDSIAAFLAARATKPGKAVTSLGSTLAIKLLSTTRIEDARYGVYSHRLDDKWLVGGASNTGGAVLKENFSDEQLEKLSEHINPMEASPLDYYPLKSVGERFPVANLKMEPRLHPRPESDVEYLHGILESIARIEAKAYMLLKDLGATQVDEVFTAGGGAKNDKWTKIRERVLGLPVSRATQTEAAYGAALLALKGCQ; this is encoded by the exons ATGCTTAGCTCTATTACCCATTCATCCACCCTCTCCATCCTGCTTTATCCATTGTCCCCAAAACCAG GATGTTGTAGTTCAAGGAAGTTGAATGTAAGAACTCATCCATGGGAGAAGAGTGTAGAGAAATCAGTAAAGCTGAGAACTATGGTTGTTGGATGTAAGATTGACAATCAAGAAATGGGTTTTCAAGCTAGTGAAAGGCTTTATCTTGGAATGGATTTCGGTACATCTGGTGCTAGGTATGCTTTGATTGACAAGCAAGGGACAATTCATGCTGAAGGAAAGAGAGAGTACCCTAATTACATG AAGGAAGACTCCCTGGATTGGGCGCTGTCATGGAAAACAACTCTTTTCTCATTGCTTGAAGATGTTCCGGTTCATCTCCGGCCTCTTGTCGCTTCCATCTCTCTCGATGGGACTTCTGCTACTACGCTGATCATCGACAG CAAAACAGGAGAACCATTAGCCAGACCTTACCTCTACAATGAGAGTTGTCCTGACGCTTTACCATTGGTAAAGTCCATTGCTCCTATAAACCATACAGTGTGCTCTGGTTCATCTACTCTGTGCAAGCTTGTTTCATGGTGGAACAATGACGATTCAGACAAAAAATCCACAATGTTATTACACCAAGCTGATTGGTTGTTGTGGCTTCTTCATGGTCAGCTTGGAGTTTCTGATTATAACAATGCTCTGAAG GTTGGTTATGATCCCGAAGCTGACTCCTATCCAGATTGGTTGTTATCTCAGCCTTATGCTCAACTTTTACCTACGGTCAAGGCGCCGGGAACTTCAATCGGCCATTTGAAAGGCGATATTAGAACACAATTTG GTTTTTCAGAAGATTGTATTGTATGTACCGGGACCACTGATAGCATAGCGGCCTTTCTTGCAGCACGAGCAACAAAACCCGGGAAAGcg GTTACCTCTTTGGGTTCAACCCTTGCAATTAAACTACTAAGTACAACTAGGATAGAGGATGCAAGATACGGAGTGTACAGTCATCGCCTTGACGATAAGTGGCTTGTCGGAGGAGCTTCGAATACTGGCGGAGCAGTTTTAAAGGAAAATTTCAGTGATGAGCAATTGGAAAAACTGAGTGAACATATTAATCCCATGGAGGCCTCTCCCTTAGACTACTATCCCCTAAAATCAGTTGGAGAGAGGTTTCCCGTGGCAAATCTGAAGATGGAGCCTAG GTTACATCCACGACCGGAAAGTGATGTGGAGTACTTGCATGGCATTTTGGAATCAATCGCCCGTATAGAG GCAAAGGCATACATGTTGTTGAAGGATCTAGGTGCGACCCAAGTCGATGAAGTGTTCACCGCCGGAGGCGGTGCAAAGAACGACAAATGGACAAAGATTCGAGAGAGAGTGCTCGGTCTACCTGTGAGTCGAGCAACTCAAACCGAGGCTGCCTATGGAGCTGCATTGTTGGCTTTGAAGGGTTGCCAATAG